In the Bacillota bacterium genome, one interval contains:
- a CDS encoding glycine betaine ABC transporter substrate-binding protein, with the protein MKKHFTLIMLVILLCLAFVVIGCGSEGSYRGPEMRLATSAEWTERADGLSNFEEHYGFEYPRSQLVIVELGLSYQAVGSGQAEIGVGDATEGRIAQYNLVVLEDDLLFFPAYNPAPVIRGDVLERYPEIADIMMEVSQLLDLETLTLLNKNVTVENNQPEDVARTFLIEQGLISSGEPEADPAKDTPVIVSGKTFAEALTLGYMTAYLLEDRGFTVIDEVGLAEVALIRPALEAGEIDIYWEYTGTGLINVMGHDEVVTDPQLCYELIRDWDLDNNDIIWLDYAPANNTFVLFISPEVYEEYGWTKLSDLAEFFRQNK; encoded by the coding sequence ATGAAAAAGCATTTTACCTTAATTATGTTGGTAATATTGCTCTGTTTGGCTTTTGTAGTTATCGGTTGTGGATCTGAAGGGAGCTACAGGGGACCGGAAATGCGTTTGGCCACTTCGGCTGAATGGACCGAAAGGGCTGATGGGCTCTCAAATTTTGAAGAACACTATGGTTTCGAATATCCCCGCAGTCAACTGGTCATCGTTGAACTGGGATTATCGTACCAGGCGGTTGGGTCAGGACAGGCTGAAATTGGTGTCGGGGATGCAACCGAAGGCCGGATTGCCCAGTACAACTTGGTTGTTCTTGAAGACGATCTCCTTTTCTTCCCGGCATATAATCCAGCCCCGGTGATCAGGGGAGATGTACTGGAGAGATATCCGGAGATTGCAGATATCATGATGGAAGTTTCGCAGCTACTGGATCTTGAAACTCTAACCCTCCTTAATAAGAACGTAACTGTCGAAAATAATCAGCCTGAAGATGTTGCAAGGACTTTCCTGATCGAGCAGGGTTTAATTTCCTCAGGCGAGCCGGAGGCTGATCCGGCAAAAGATACACCGGTGATTGTCAGTGGCAAGACCTTTGCCGAAGCTCTGACCCTGGGTTATATGACAGCCTACCTTCTCGAAGACAGAGGTTTTACTGTCATTGATGAGGTTGGTCTGGCAGAGGTAGCGCTGATCCGCCCTGCCCTTGAGGCGGGAGAGATCGATATCTACTGGGAGTATACGGGGACAGGCCTGATTAATGTCATGGGACATGACGAAGTGGTCACCGATCCTCAACTCTGCTATGAACTGATTCGCGACTGGGACCTGGATAACAATGATATTATCTGGCTTGATTATGCACCTGCGAACAATACTTTTGTATTGTTTATTTCACCTGAGGTGTATGAAGAATACGGCTGGACTAAATTATCTGATCTCGCCGAATTTTTCAGGCAGAATAAATAG
- a CDS encoding cyclodeaminase/cyclohydrolase family protein, with protein MLTDLTIEEFVNEVASSSPAPGGGSVAAFAGAQAAGLLSMYCNLSQKRDKLGDVVDLIQKTGEEARYIKEKLLEAIDEDTLAFNKVMDAYRMPKDDEKARGERNNAVQKAVLYAAEVPLQTARRSLRILSLIKDIEARGNPSAITDLGVANLHAYSGLIGACYNVQINISLLNDNKTAADFNHEVAELHRQGENLFIHNKALIENNLS; from the coding sequence GTGCTGACTGATCTGACAATTGAAGAATTTGTAAATGAAGTTGCTTCTTCCTCACCTGCCCCGGGAGGAGGCAGCGTAGCTGCTTTTGCAGGGGCTCAGGCGGCAGGATTACTCTCCATGTATTGTAACCTGAGTCAAAAACGGGATAAACTTGGCGATGTGGTTGATCTAATCCAAAAAACCGGGGAGGAAGCACGATATATTAAAGAGAAGCTGCTTGAAGCCATTGATGAAGACACCCTGGCCTTCAATAAGGTGATGGACGCTTACAGGATGCCAAAAGATGATGAAAAAGCGAGGGGTGAACGCAATAATGCTGTACAAAAGGCCGTATTATATGCAGCAGAAGTACCGCTTCAAACAGCACGCCGTTCACTTCGCATTCTCTCGCTGATTAAAGACATTGAAGCGAGGGGCAATCCGTCAGCCATAACGGATCTCGGAGTGGCTAATCTTCATGCATATTCGGGGCTAATCGGTGCCTGTTATAATGTTCAGATCAACATCAGCCTGCTAAACGATAATAAGACAGCAGCAGACTTTAACCACGAAGTTGCAGAGCTTCACAGGCAGGGTGAAAACTTGTTTATTCATAACAAGGCTTTGATCGAGAATAATCTCAGCTAG
- a CDS encoding alpha/beta fold hydrolase: MSDYYKIIDDSPSLLNYLFYPRRQHSKPPDGAYDLNIPVSENVVIVCRAFLSDSKAPWLLFFHGNGEVVSDYDHMAPHYNKAGLNLLVADYRGYGASGGRPTFQNLVNDAYLIYQFVSKEINNQEGLSEWFVMGRSLGSISALELAGRFPDQIKGIIIESGFISVAGLIYHLGLPNPGDLSSLEETYRKMAASIKIPALVIHGSRDRLVPLSQGKVLYQALGSAEKKLVLIPDADHNDIMFVDTVKYIKAVKEFVNTYSDR; encoded by the coding sequence ATGAGTGATTACTATAAGATAATCGACGATTCTCCGTCTTTGCTTAATTATCTCTTTTATCCACGCCGTCAACACAGCAAACCACCGGATGGAGCATATGATCTGAACATACCGGTTAGTGAAAATGTCGTAATTGTATGCCGGGCATTTTTATCTGACAGCAAGGCTCCCTGGTTATTGTTTTTTCACGGGAATGGTGAGGTTGTTAGTGATTATGACCACATGGCGCCTCATTATAATAAGGCTGGCCTAAATCTGCTGGTAGCAGACTACAGGGGATATGGTGCGAGCGGAGGCAGACCTACATTTCAGAATCTGGTTAACGATGCTTATCTTATTTACCAATTTGTATCAAAGGAGATCAATAATCAGGAAGGTTTATCAGAATGGTTTGTCATGGGCCGATCCCTGGGCAGCATATCTGCGCTGGAATTAGCGGGACGTTTCCCTGACCAGATAAAAGGAATTATTATTGAGAGCGGGTTTATCAGCGTAGCCGGTTTGATATATCACCTCGGCCTTCCTAACCCCGGTGATCTCTCATCCCTTGAGGAAACATACAGAAAGATGGCTGCTTCTATTAAGATACCGGCTCTTGTTATTCACGGCAGCAGAGATCGCCTGGTTCCGCTGTCCCAGGGGAAAGTTCTTTATCAGGCGCTTGGTTCTGCAGAAAAAAAGTTGGTTCTTATCCCCGACGCTGATCATAACGATATAATGTTTGTAGACACCGTCAAATATATCAAAGCCGTCAAGGAATTTGTAAATACATATAGTGATCGATAA